The following proteins are encoded in a genomic region of Nycticebus coucang isolate mNycCou1 chromosome 17, mNycCou1.pri, whole genome shotgun sequence:
- the PURA gene encoding transcriptional activator protein Pur-alpha, with the protein MADRDSGSEQGGAALGSGGSLGHPGSGSGSGGGGGGGGGGGGSGGGGGGGAPGGLQHETQELASKRVDIQNKRFYLDVKQNAKGRFLKIAEVGAGGNKSRLTLSMSVAVEFRDYLGDFIEHYAQLGPSQPPDLAQAQDEPRRALKSEFLVRENRKYYMDLKENQRGRFLRIRQTVNRGPGLGSTQGQTIALPAQGLIEFRDALAKLIDDYGVEEEPAELPEGTSLTVDNKRFFFDVGSNKYGVFMRVSEVKPTYRNSITVPYKVWAKFGHTFCKYSEEMKKIQEKQREKRAACEQLHQQQQQQQEETAAATLLLQGEEEGEED; encoded by the coding sequence ATGGCGGACCGAGACAGCGGCAGCGAACAGGGTGGTGCGGCGCTGGGCTCGGGCGGCTCCCTGGGGCACCCAGGCTCGGGCTCAGGCTCCGGCGGGGGCGGTGGTGGCGGCGGGGGCGGCGGCGGCAGTGGCGGCGGAGGAGGCGGCGGGGCCCCGGGGGGGCTGCAGCACGAGACGCAGGAGCTGGCCTCCAAGCGGGTGGACATCCAGAACAAGCGCTTCTACCTGGACGTGAAGCAGAACGCCAAGGGCCGCTTCCTGAAGATCGCTGAGGTGGGCGCGGGCGGCAACAAGAGCCGCCTCACTCTCTCCATGTCAGTGGCTGTGGAGTTCCGCGACTACCTGGGCGACTTCATCGAGCACTACGCGCAGCTGGGCCCCAGCCAGCCGCCCGACCTGGCCCAGGCGCAGGACGAGCCGCGCCGGGCACTCAAGAGCGAGTTCCTGGTGCGCGAGAACCGCAAGTACTACATGGATCTCAAGGAGAACCAGCGCGGCCGCTTCCTGCGCATCCGCCAGACGGTCAACCGGGGGCCTGGCCTGGGCTCCACGCAGGGCCAGACCATTGCGCTGCCCGCGCAGGGGCTCATCGAGTTCCGTGACGCTCTGGCCAAGCTCATCGACGACTACGGAGTGGAGGAGGAGCCGGCTGAGCTGCCCGAGGGCACCTCCTTGACTGTGGACAACAAGCGCTTCTTCTTCGATGTGGGCTCCAACAAGTACGGTGTGTTTATGCGAGTGAGTGAGGTGAAGCCCACCTACCGCAACTCCATCACCGTGCCCTACAAGGTGTGGGCCAAGTTCGGACACACCTTCTGCAAGTACTCGGAGGAGATGAAGAAGATTCAAGAGAAGCAGAGGGAGAAGCGGGCTGCCTGTGAGCAGCTCcaccagcagcaacagcagcagcaggaggagaCTGCCGCTGCCACCCTGTTACTGCAGggtgaggaagaaggggaagaagattga